From a region of the Thiorhodovibrio winogradskyi genome:
- a CDS encoding TusE/DsrC/DsvC family sulfur relay protein, which produces MAFPEQFATEILIDHSNHEDQAETDAQGYLRDPADWSETFARIQAAREGLRLTPRHWAVIRHLRGCYARHGLPMSCLDLDTILHFRARWPRAAGQPRWFPDLFPAGGLSEQGHRLAGLPRGKSLIGLRLNQSTFPT; this is translated from the coding sequence ATGGCATTCCCGGAACAGTTCGCCACGGAGATTCTAATCGATCATTCAAACCACGAGGATCAGGCCGAGACTGACGCCCAAGGTTACCTGCGCGACCCGGCTGATTGGTCGGAGACCTTCGCCCGCATCCAGGCGGCGCGCGAAGGCTTGCGGTTGACACCAAGGCACTGGGCGGTGATTCGTCATCTGCGCGGATGTTACGCCCGGCATGGGCTGCCCATGAGCTGTCTTGATCTGGATACGATATTGCATTTCCGTGCCAGATGGCCACGAGCCGCTGGTCAGCCGCGTTGGTTTCCCGACCTCTTTCCTGCAGGCGGACTCAGCGAACAAGGTCATCGGCTGGCGGGCTTACCTCGCGGTAAATCCTTAATCGGGCTGCGGTTGAATCAGTCAACCTTCCCGACCTAA
- a CDS encoding response regulator encodes MPHFIARILVVDDQPASINLLLAYLKDREIDLLVAQNGEDALRIAADGMPDLILLDVMMPGGDGFAICTRLKAEERTARIPVIFLSAAMETEDKLRGFAAGAADYITKPFFEQEVLARVLVQLGDQQRLRALTSQSVDQGLGEASFASSAKRDRRMLNQAIAILTRQLTQPPSGIDLAHQVGTNQQRLTRVFREQVGMSPYEYLQQLRLERGRGLLNDTDLQVQLIADRVGYRNAGDFTRAFRRHFGVTPRQYRQDAMQGEDA; translated from the coding sequence ATGCCACACTTCATCGCTCGCATTCTGGTGGTCGACGATCAGCCCGCGTCCATCAATCTCTTGCTCGCCTATTTAAAGGATCGCGAGATCGATCTGCTGGTCGCGCAAAACGGCGAGGACGCGCTGCGCATCGCCGCCGATGGCATGCCCGACCTGATCCTGCTCGATGTGATGATGCCGGGCGGCGACGGTTTCGCGATTTGCACGCGGCTCAAGGCCGAGGAGCGGACCGCGCGGATTCCGGTGATTTTTCTCTCGGCGGCGATGGAGACCGAGGACAAGCTGCGCGGCTTCGCCGCCGGCGCGGCTGACTACATCACCAAGCCTTTCTTCGAGCAGGAGGTGCTCGCGCGGGTCTTGGTGCAACTCGGCGACCAGCAGCGGCTGCGGGCGCTGACCAGCCAATCGGTTGACCAGGGGCTTGGCGAAGCGTCTTTCGCATCCAGCGCCAAACGGGATCGGCGCATGCTAAACCAGGCCATCGCCATTCTGACCCGTCAGCTGACCCAGCCACCGAGCGGTATCGATCTGGCCCATCAGGTCGGCACCAATCAGCAGCGGCTCACCCGGGTGTTTCGTGAGCAGGTCGGCATGAGCCCTTATGAATATCTGCAACAGTTGCGGCTGGAGCGCGGTCGCGGCTTGCTGAATGACACCGACTTGCAGGTGCAACTCATCGCTGACCGGGTTGGCTACCGCAACGCCGGCGATTTTACCAGGGCATTCCGCCGCCATTTTGGCGTCACGCCTCGGCAGTACCGCCAGGACGCCATGCAGGGCGAGGACGCTTAG